The following DNA comes from Lentibacillus sp. Marseille-P4043.
ATGTCCCTATTTCAGTAGATGTGAGCTTCAAACCTTCTATTGAAAAATAATCATTGATCTATTAAACAACACATATATTATCCATGCCACACTAATAAGGCAAATCCATCGCAAATACTTGGTAAAAAGCCATAAAAAATAGTGCTTGTCCCTAATGCCGACAAGCACCATTCCTATTCTTTAGTTTTTACCTACTTCATTTGTCAAACGAATAAATTCATCCACATCTTTTGCCATTAATTGAATTCCTGCTGCCCAGAAATCTTGTTTGGTTACATCAACACCTAAATGTTTTTCTGCTAAATTTTCTACTTTCATAGAACCTGTATCTTTTAATAGAGCAATGTACTTTTCTTCAAAGCCTTCTGGGTGTTTTAAGTATTCGGCATAAATTCCTAAGCTAAACAAATAACCAAACGTATAAGGGAAGTTGTAGAACGGCACTTCATCAATAAAGAAGTGTAATTTGCTGCACCAGAAATGCGGATGATAGCTGGATAAACTATCGTTGTATGCATCCTTTTGTGCTTGAACCATTAATTCATTCAGCCTTTTTTCCGAAACAATCCCTTCTGTTCGTTCCTTATAGAAGGCATTTTCAAATAAAAATCGTGCATGAATGTTTAAAAACATTGCCGTAGCATTTTCCAATTTGGAATTTAATAAGGCAATTTTTTCCCCAGCGTTTTTTGCATTTTCTACCGTTGCATTCCCGATAATTGTTTCTGCAAATGTACTTGCCGTTTCCGCTACATTCATGGCATACCCTTGATTTATATAAGGTAAATCCTTCATAACATGACTATGAAACGCATGACCAAGTTCATGGGCTAGTGTGCTAGTATCGTTTGGCGTACCAGTGAATGTCATAAAAATTCGTGATTCCTCAAATTCTGGAAGTCCTGTACAATACCCACCTGGTCGTTTGTTTGGACGATCCTCTGCCTCTACCCAACGATTTTCAAGCGCATGTTTGGCAAAACCTGAAAGCTTTGAACCAAAGGAAGCGAAATGGTCAATCACAAAGTCACATGCTTCATCATATGTAAATCGGGTCGGTTTCTCATCACCTAATGCTACCGGAGCATCCACGTCTTGCCAGCCCAGTTTTTCCATACCGAATAGGTCAGCCTTTTGATTCAAAAAGTCAATGAAAGGCTGTTTATTAGCGGCAACTGCTGACCACATCGCATCAAGCGTTTCTTTAGACATACGATTATATTCCAATGGTTCGTCCAAATAATTCTTGCGGTCATGTGCCTCTTGCAACGTAATCCGATAACCATCCAAATGATTGATGGTATCGGCAAAAATTGGTGCATATTTCGTCCATGCTGCTTCCCAATTTCCAAACAGTGTTTTGCGTACTTCCGGGTCTGGATCCGTATACATCCGGTTCATAGCTTGACCAACTGACAATTCTGTTTCTTTTCCATCTTTATCTGTGAATGGAATCGTCATAATCGAGACAACGGAATCATATAAACTGCTCCATGCAGATAAACCATCTTTATTTAATTCAGCGATGAGCTTTTCTTCCTCTTCAGATAAAAGCCGTTTTCCTTGATCACGCATTTCATTTAAAACAAAAGAAGTTTCCTTTAACGCTTCATCTTCCAA
Coding sequences within:
- a CDS encoding M3 family oligoendopeptidase produces the protein MKYVDTWDLESIFPGGTKSAELQAKLKAIQEEIQAYQHLLNEWDFSTDQSAITFKTILQKQEAIGKGLGQSATFVQMCHDAYMNDEHANVVMGQVMDLYSEVQKLSNTFTKKLVAISDNDWQNLLEDEALKETSFVLNEMRDQGKRLLSEEEEKLIAELNKDGLSAWSSLYDSVVSIMTIPFTDKDGKETELSVGQAMNRMYTDPDPEVRKTLFGNWEAAWTKYAPIFADTINHLDGYRITLQEAHDRKNYLDEPLEYNRMSKETLDAMWSAVAANKQPFIDFLNQKADLFGMEKLGWQDVDAPVALGDEKPTRFTYDEACDFVIDHFASFGSKLSGFAKHALENRWVEAEDRPNKRPGGYCTGLPEFEESRIFMTFTGTPNDTSTLAHELGHAFHSHVMKDLPYINQGYAMNVAETASTFAETIIGNATVENAKNAGEKIALLNSKLENATAMFLNIHARFLFENAFYKERTEGIVSEKRLNELMVQAQKDAYNDSLSSYHPHFWCSKLHFFIDEVPFYNFPYTFGYLFSLGIYAEYLKHPEGFEEKYIALLKDTGSMKVENLAEKHLGVDVTKQDFWAAGIQLMAKDVDEFIRLTNEVGKN